In Sphaeramia orbicularis chromosome 12, fSphaOr1.1, whole genome shotgun sequence, the following proteins share a genomic window:
- the e2f7 gene encoding transcription factor E2F7, which produces MEVECLALKDLSSPIKSFSVGLDTEENGCQSEQKENVCIDRRRSTPLKTTETSIPALLANRKGATPELMHITPSKHTPLNEPWTPTANLKMLISAASPDIRDREMKKVLFRPIENEKDKPASPNPVAEDTEMEDSCQFEAVEEEDGMEKKPSRKQKSLGLLCQKFLALYPDYPPLHSPIWISLDKVATNLGVERRRIYDIVNVLESLMIVGRMAKNSYTWYGRRRLEAMLKELQCRGRQQGYHLQMELATEAKDVGSSREDDGGEGDGNNAAGNRKDKSLRIMSQKFVMLFLVSKTQTVTLDAAAKILIEESQDSSSHSKYKTKVRRLYDIANVLTSLSLIKKVHVREERGRKPAFKWLGPVEFSGSGNSAVTAPEATQQPMTGQDLRRAKMVRHASFNITPISVAVQRQVNSAPSSPCTEPPALPNQPVDYSRKTTVCRLQFGSSTDMCPSITAQAQSSTSLPAPSTLMAPPLQPEHTLSSAPSSHCLAYLPSLSQPSVVMLYRAPERPEQAPEGQRSPRLEPEEGRKRRRDEGNEEELVAKRKGMPGLEEYDKVRAEHLREAEDCSPTGITRMSPTYPAGHSQEQGLNKSPVGVNRSKPTQPSHYLYVPNNAGLNSLNFFLSAGQSPAGLALPSNSVPTLALPYVLVPSAAISHYPLVASSLQQQGSDAQTKLSFSLPAVMPPTHFMVGAAPYGLAVGSEVNESSAPVPSTPEQTQLYGTPHSPLGPRQSVGISTPEPLTPHTPKENMASASKSFFQTPATPGSVVSTGPAVRKRGSVQRRLDVGHPPNK; this is translated from the exons atggaagttgaatgtctCGCACTGAAAGACCTCTCAAGTCCAATTAAAAGTTTTTCGGTGGGGCTAGACACGGAGGAGAATGGGTGCCAAAGTGAACAAAAG GAAAATGTGTGTATAGACAGGAGAAGATCCACACCACTGAAGACTACTGAGACCAGCATCCCTGCTTTGCTGGCAAACAGGAAAGGTGCCACTCCTGAGCTGATGCACATTACCCCAAGCAAACATACACCTTTAAATGAGCCATGGACGCCCACAGCCAACCTGAAGATGCTGATCAGTGCAGCAAGTCCAGACATCAGGGACAGAGAGATGAAAAAGGTGCTGTTTAGGCCAATAGAGAATGAGAAAGACAAGCCAGCAAGCCCAAATCCTGTGGCAGAGGACACAGAGATGGAAGATTCTTGTCAG TTTGAAGCAGTGGAGGAAGAGGATGGGATGGAGAAAAAGCCAAGCAGGAAACAGaagagtctgggtctgctgtgCCAGAAGTTCCTGGCCCTTTACCCTGATTACCCCCCACTACACAGCCCCATCTGGATTTCGCTGGACAAGGTGGCAACCAATCTGG GAGTGGAGCGACGTCGTATTTATGACATTGTCAACGTGTTGGAGTCTCTCATGATTGTGGGCAGGATGGCCAAGAACAGCTACACCTGGTATGGCCGCCGCCGGCTGGAAGCCATGCTGAAGGAGCTGCAGTGTAGGGGTCGGCAGCAGGGCTACCACCTCCAGATGGAGCTCGCCACAGAGGCCAAGGATGTTGGGTCAAGCCGGGAGGATGATGGAGGGGAAGGAGACGGCAATAATG CTGCTGGCAATAGGAAAGACAAGTCTCTACGCATCATgagccagaagtttgtgatgctGTTCCTAGTATCCAAAACTCAGACTGTTACACTGGATGCAGCAGCAAAGATCCTCATAGAGGAGAGCCAGGACTCATCGAGTCACAGCAAGTACAAAA CTAAGGTGCGGCGTTTGTATGACATCGCTAATGTGCTGACCAGCCTGAGTCTCATAAAGAAGGTCCACGTCCGCGAGGAGAGAGGCAGGAAGCCGGCTTTCAAGTGGCTCGGCCCAGTCGAGTTCAGCGGCTCTGGAAATTCAGCTGTTACAGCACCTGAGGCCACACAGCAGCCAATGACAGGCCAGGACCTCAGGAGAGCCAAGATGGTACGCCATGCCTCTTTCAATATCACCCCGATCTCTGTAGCAGTCCAACGACAGGTCAACTCCGCCCCCAGCAGCCCCTGTACAGAGCCACCAG CTCTACCAAACCAGCCTGTGGATTACTCCAGAAAGACCACTGTGTGTCGACTGCAGTTTGGAAGTAGCACAGA TATGTGTCCCAGCATAACAGCACAAGCTCAAAGCAGCACTTCACTCCCTGCACCCTCCACCCTGATGGCACCCCCCCTTCAACCAGAACACACCTTGTCCTCTGCCCCCTCCTCCCACTGCTTGGCCTACCTACCCAGCCTCTCCCAGCCATCTGTGGTCATGCTGTACAGGGCACCAGAGAGGCCTGAACAGGCGcctgaaggtcagaggtcacccagGTTGGAGCCTGaggaaggaagaaagaggaggagggatgaAGGGAATGAGGAAGAGCTGGTGGCAAAGAGGAAGGGGATGCCTGGGTTAGAGGAATATGACAAG gtGAGAGCAGAACATCTCAGGGAGGCAGAGGACTGTTCACCAACAGGTATCACCAGGATGTCCCCGACTTACCCAGCAGGCCATTCCCAAGAGCAGGGGTTAAACAAGAGCCCTGTTGGCGTCAACAGGAGCAAGCCCACCCAGCCGTCACACTACCTCTATGTACCCAACAATGCAG GATTGAACAGCCTCAACTTCTTCCTGTCTGCTGGCCAATCACCTGCGGGTCTGGCACTTCCTTCTAATAGTGTTCCCACTTTGGCGCTGCCCTATGTCCTGGTGCCCTCCGCCGCCATCTCTCACTATCCACTGGTAGCGAGCAGCCTACAGCAACAAGGCTCTGATGCTCAGACCAAACTGAGCTTCAGCTTGCCTGCTGTTATGCCACCAACCCACTTTATGGTGGGGGCAGCACCGTATGGCCTGGCAGTGGGTTCAGAGGTCAATGAGTCCTCAGCTCCGGTGCCATCCACTCCAGAACAAACCCAGCTGTACGGAACACCACATTCACCTTTAGGACCCCGACAGTCAGTCGGCATCAGCACACCAGAGCCCCTG ACTCCACATACTCCTAAAGAAAACATGGCATCTGCCTCCAAGTCTTTCTTCCAGACCCCAGCCACACCGGGAAGTGTGGTCAGCACTGGGCCAGCTGTCCGAAAGAGAGGTTCCGTCCAGAGGAGACTTGATGTCGGCCACCCTCCAAATAAGTAG